From a region of the Microcebus murinus isolate Inina chromosome 23, M.murinus_Inina_mat1.0, whole genome shotgun sequence genome:
- the RGS13 gene encoding regulator of G-protein signaling 13 gives MSRRNCWICKMCRNQSKRLPSNLTLEEVLQWAQSFGNLMATNYGPVVYEAYLKMEHSDENIKFWMACETYKKIASRWSRISRAKQLYEIYIQPQSPREINIDSSTRETIIRNIQEPTPTCFEEAQKIVYMHMERDSYPRFLKSEMYQKLLKTIQSNNSS, from the exons ATGAGCAGGCGAAATTGTTGGATTTGCAAGATGTGCAGAAATCAATCTAAGAGGCTCCCTTCAAA CCTTACCTTGGAGGAAGTGTTGCAGTGGGCCCAGTCTTTTGGCAACTTGATGGCTACAAACT ATGGTCCAGTAGTCTatgaagcatatttaaaaatggagcACAGCGACGAGAATATTAAATTCTGGATGGCATGTGAAACCTATAAGAAAATTGCCTCACGATGGAGCAGAATTTCTAGGGCAAAGCAGCTTTATGAGATTTACATCCAGCCACAGTCCCCTAGAGAG ATTAACATTGACAGTTCGACAAGAGAAACTATCATCAGAAACATTCAAGAACCCACTCCAACATGTTTTGAAGAGGCTCAAAAAATAGTGTACATGCACATGGAAAGGGATTCCTATCCCAGATTTCTAAAGTCAGAAATGTACcagaaacttttgaaaactaTTCAGTCCAACAACAGTTCCTGA